GCGGCGCCGGAGACGAGCGGGACGAGCCCGGGGGCGTACCGCTGGGCGGCACTCAGCACGGCGGCCCGCGCCGCACCGGCGTCCAGCTCGGCCTCGCCCTCGTACGCCTCCTCGCCCTCGCCCTCGTACTCGTACGCGTCCTCGTACTCGTCCGTGGAGGAGCCCTCGAAATCGCCCTCGAAATCGCCCTCGAAGTCGCCTTCGAAGTCGCCCTCCAAGGCGAACTCGGCGGCCCCGTCCCCGAACTCGCCCGCGAGCTCCGTCTCCGCCTCGTACGCGCCGCCGGGACCGGCCTCGAAGCCGCCTTCGTACGCGGCGCCGAACTCCGTCTCGTACGCGGCACCGGCCTCCCCCTCACCCTCGGACCCGGCGGCGCTCCGCGCGGCGTCGGCGGCGAAGCGGACGAACTGGCGGGCCGCCTCGAACTCCTGGTCCTCCCGGCTGAGCCCCTCGACCTCCAGACCGAGGAGGCTCCCCGCCTTGGAGGCCAGCTGCGCCCCGACCACGCCGCCGAGGCCGGGGACGAGGAGGTTGCCGGCGGCCGAGCCGAGCACCGGCAGGAACTGCCGGGCGGCTCCGCGCAGCAGGCCCTGGAGGGCCTTTCCGGGACCGCCCCGCAGGAGCGGCGCCGCGGCGCGGACGAGCTTGCCGAGGAACTGCTCCATCTCGGCCTCGTCGGTGACCTCCAGGAGTTCGCCGGCGAGCTCCATCTCCTGGATCTCGTCGAGGGAGCCCTCGGCCTCCGCACCGCCCCAGCCGACCTCCTCGCCGATCCCCTCGCCGGCGTACGCGGCCGCGTCCTCGAACTCCGGTGCGTACCCGCCGTACGCCTCGCCGGCCGTAACGCCGTCGGCCCCGTGGCCGAACTCGAGCTGTGTGCGATCCATGTCGTGCATAGCGGCCTCCTCGGTTCACTCCTCTCTCCTGCAAGTCGCGTGCCAGGGGGCGGAGGCCGCGGACACCGGGGAACCGGTACGGATGCCGAAGCTCCCTTCGTCGCGCGGGGCGGACGGCGACGAAGGGAGCTTCGGTGGGTGGTCCGCCGGGGCGGACGGGTATCAGGCGGCGCCCCGCGCGGCGGTCGCGTCGACGGCGGCTGCCCTGCGGGCGCGGGGGGCGATGCCCAGCCCCGTGCGGTACTTGGCGACGGTGCGCCGGGCGACGGGGAAGCCCCGTTCGGCGAGGAGGCCGGCGAGTTCGGCGTCGGAGAGCGGCAGCGACTCGTGCTCGACGAGGTCGCGCAGGACCGTCCGGACGCCGGTCGCCGGGGCGAAGAACCCGGCGAGCGGCATCGTCCGGCGGCAGGGCAGCAGCGCGACGCGTCCCGCGACCGCCCGGGAGACGGTCGACTCGTGCAGGCCGAGCGCCTCGGCGACCTCGCGCCGGCACAGCGGCCGCAGCTGCGCGGGGCCCTGGTCGAGGAAGGGCCGCTGCGTGTCGACGACGTACTCCGCGACCCGGTGCAGCGTGCTCCAGCGCCGGTCGAGCCGGGAGAGGAACTCGCGTGCGCGGGCTACCTGGAGCCGTGCCTGCCGCTCGCCGTCCCGGCCGTCACCGTGGGCCGGCGGAGGGGGGTCGGAGAGGCAGGCGAGGTAGGCGGGGCTGACGGTGAGCCGCAGTCGCAGGGGTTCGAGGAGGGTGACGGCGTAGCGGTCCGGGTCCTGCGGGTGCCGGGTGATCACCAGGTCGGGGGGCGTGCAGGCACCGGCCGGTGGTGGTGCCTGATCGAGGGCTGCGGAGGGGCGCAGCTCCGACCGTACGAACGTCCCCACCCGGCGGATCGCGTCCTCCGGCACCCCGAGCGCCGCCGCGGCCCCGGCGGAGTGCTCCTCGTCGGCCAGCGCGTCCAGGTGGTGGGCGAGCACGGCCCGGACGAGCGGCTCCCGGGTCCCGTGCACCTCCTCCCACCGGTCCAGTTGGAGCAGGAGGCACTCGCGCAGGTCCCGGGCGCCGGTACCGGGCGGCGCGGCCGCGCGCAGGGCGTCCAGGACCCGTCGGACCCGGCCGGGCTCGACGCCGAGGTCGGCGGCGATCTCCTCGACGGTCCCGTCCAGCCGTCCGCGCGGGCCGAGGCTGCCGACGAGATACCCGGCCAGGGGGGCGTCCGCGGCGGGCAGCGCGGCCCTGACGTCGGCGAGGAGCCAGGCGGCCCGGTCCTCGGCGCGCGGTTCGGGAGCCGGCCCGGTGCGGGGGCGCTCCGGTGCGGGGCCGCCCCACGTGAGACAGGGACAGGGGGCCGGGGCCGCGCCGCACAGGGGGCAGGGTGCCGGGTCCGGGTCCTCTTCGAGCGCGGGGTTCTCCGCGAGCTCCTGCGCGACCCGGGCGTCCAGGTCGAGGGACGGGAGCTGGAGGAAGGCGGCGAAGGCCACCAGTGCCGGGGAGGCGTGCAGAGCCATGGCCGGTGTCGGTGCGAACTCCATCCCGGCAGCCATCCGGCTCTCATCTCCCTCGCCCCGGGAGTACGACCACCCCTCAGTTCCCCGAGCCCCCTCCCGCATCCCACCGTCCGCCCGTGCCCAGGAGGTGTCAAACGGGCGTACGGCGTGCGTCCGTGTCAGGGACGGGGCCAGGGGCGGCCCTCCAGGCGCTCGATGTCCCGGTTGAAGCGTTCGAGCAGACCGGCGAAGCGGGTCACGTCCTCCGGTGCCCAGTGCTCCATGACCCGTTCCAGGCCCTCGATGTTCGAGGCGCGGTCGGCGTCGAGGCGGTGCTCGCCCTCCGCCGTGATGCGGAACTTGCGGGCGATGCCGCCGTCGGGGTCGGGGATGCGCTCGACGACCCCGGCGCGGAGCATCGCGGCGGTCTGCCGGTTGAGCGTGGAGGCGTCGAGGCCGAAGGCCTCGCTGAGCTGGCCGATGGACATCGGCCCGTGCATGCGGATGCGGCTCAGCAGGACGTACGCGCTGCGGTCGAGCTGGCCGCCGGCGGCCCGGGAGCGGGGCGCGTACAGGTGGGCGTGCCGGCCGAGCAGCATGGTCTCGAACTCGACCAGATGAGTGGGCTTGTCCACGGGCTTGTCCATGGGGGCATTCTCTCTCGCGGCATCGCTCCATGCATCATACACGGCTTGTGTATGGCGCAAGAGATGTGCATGATGCACAAGAATCACGGAACGACCGGAACCACCGGAACGACCGGAAAGACCTAGGAGAACTCGTGGACGGCTCCAAGCCCGACGCCCGCACCGGAGGCGTCGTCGGCGTCCTCGCCCTCGCGGGCATCGTGGCCGCACTCATGCAGACCCTGGTGGTGCCGCTCATCGGCGACCTGCCGAAGCTCCTCGACACCGCCCCGTCCAACGCCTCCTGGGTGATCACGGCCACCCTGCTCGCCGCCGCCGTCGCCACCCCCGTCGCCGGCCGCCTCGGCGACACCCTGGGCAAGCGCCGGGTCCTCCTCGCCTCCTTCGTTCCGCTGATCGCCGGATCCGTCGTCTGCGCGCTCGCCCCCTCCGTCGTTCCGATGATCGTCGGCCGCGGCCTCCAGGGCCTCGGCATGGGCGTCGTCCCCGTCGGCATCAGCCTCCTCCGGGACGTCCTGCCGCCCGAGAAGCTGGGCGCCTCCATCGCCCTGATGAGCGCCTCCATGGGCGTCGGCGGCGCCCTCGGCCTGCCCTTCTCCGCCGCCGTCGCCGAGAACGCGAGCTGGCGCGTGCTCTTCTGGGTCGCCGCCGCCCTCAGCGCCGTGGTCGGCCTCCTGATCTGGCGCGTCGTGCCCGCCGGAGCCCGCAACCCCGCCCCCGGCCGCTTCGACGTGCCGGGCGCCCTCGGCCTCGGCGTCGGCCTCGTCGCCCTGCTGCTCGCCGTGTCCAAGGGCGCGACCTGGGGCTGGGGCAGCGGCACCACCCTCGGGCTCCTCGCCGGCTCCGCCGTCGTCCTGCTCGGCTGGGGTGCCTGGGAACTGCGGACCCGCGACCCGCTCGTCGACCTGAGGGTCACCGCCCGCCCCGTCGTCCTCATGACGAACGCGGCCTCGATCCTCGTCGGCTTCGCCATGTACGCCCCGGCCCTGGTCATTCCGCAGCTGCTCCAGCTGCCCGAGGCCACCGGCTACGGCCTCGGCCAGTCGATGATGGCCATGGGCCTCTGGATGGCCCCCGCGGGCCTGATGATGATGGTCCTGGCCCCGCTCGGCGCCAAGCTGTCCGCCGCCCGCGGCCCCAAGGTCACGCTCTCCGTCGGCGCCCTCGTCATCGCCGCGGGACACGCCTCCTCCCTCGCGCTGATGGGCTCCACCTGGGGCCTGTTCGTCGTCACCCTCATCTGCAACACCGGCGTCGGGCTCGCCTACGGGGCGATGCCCTCGCTCATCATGGGCGCGGTGCCGCAGGAGGAGACCGCCTCCGCCAACAGCTTCAACACCTTGATGCGGTCCATCGGCACCTCCGTCTCGGCCGCCGTCATCGGCGTCGTCCTCGCCCAGATGACCACGACGCTCGGCGGGTACGTCCTGCCCTCCGAGGACGGCTTCCGTGCCGCGATGACGATCGGTGCCGGAGTCGGCCTCCTGGCCGCGGTCGTCGCCGCGCTCATCCCCGCGAAGGCCGCCGCGAGCGGCGCGGACGACACGTCCCGCACCGCGGCGGCGACCACCGCCGACGCCGACGACCAGGCCCGGGCCGCCTCCGCCTCCGAAGCCGCCTCCGACGTCGACGCCGGCCCGCGCGCCGCCCTGCGGTAGCCCGTACCGAAGCCGCGCGGCGAATCCACAGCAGTGGCGGCGACCTCCCGGTCGACACCGACTCCCGGTCTCGACACCGACCGGTCCGCCGTCCGAACCCGCCGTCCGACCCCGTCGCCAGGGCCCGACCGTCTCTCAGCCGAGACCGTCGGGCCCCTGGAGCGTGTCCTCGTCCGTCACCGTCTCCAGCGTGAACAGCGCGCCGTCCGGATCCCGTACGACCGTGCGATGCCGGTCGGCGCCGCCGGGAGCGCGCACCCCGCCCCACTCGCCGCCCGGCACGACCGAACCGCCGTGCTTCTCGACCGCCGCCGTCGCCTCCTGCAGATCCGGCACCCGGAACCGTACGAGCCAGCGCGGACGCAGCTGAGGCCGGGTCGAGGCGGACTCGACCGGGCCGCTGTTCAGGCGGGCGACGGCCTCGCCGTTCCAGCGCAGCACCACCTGCTCCTCCTCGTACGAGACCTCGCAGCACCCCGGGCTCCCGTCCGCCCAGCCGAGCACCCCGCCGTAGAACACGGCCGCGTCGAACGCGTCCCGCGTGTGCAGCTCCAGCCAGGCCGGCGCCGTCCGCTCGTCCATGCGCCAACGCGAGATCAACCGCCCCTCCCACACGGCGAACGCCGCGCCCTCCCGGTCCGTCGCGAGCGCCGCCCGCCCCCGGGGCGGGAAGGAGACCGGCCCCACGCCGACCGTGCCGCCACGCTCCCGGATCCGCGCCACCGCCGCGTCGGCGTCGTCCACGGCGAAGAACGGCGTCCAGGCCACCGGCACCGCCAACTCGGCGGCCACCGCCGCGATCCCGGCCACCGGCACCCCGTCCCGCTCACCCACCGCGTACTCGTCACCGAGGGCGCCCCGGCGGAACGTCCAGCCCAGCACCGCCCCGTAGAAACGCTCCGCCGCGTCGAGATCCCGCGCGGCCAGACTCAGCCAGCACGGCGCGCCCACTGCCTCCGCGCTCACCGCCACCCTCACCATCTCCTCGGTCCTCGATCCTGCGGCGGTTCGCCCGATGCCGCCACGCGCCCCTTCCCCGCCCGGCCGCCCACCATGCGCGCGTTCACCCATGTGCCGCCGATCACCACGCACCCGAGTGTGCGACCCGCCGATCGGCCGGTGCACAGGACGCCGACCGCTCCGCCCCTGACGCGGGGCGTTCCTCGGCTCAGTCGGTCCGCCCCGTGACCTGGGCCTGCAGGGCGACGGAGAGATGATGGTGGAGGGCGCCCAGGACCGGCTCGTCCGGGGCGAAGAGGCCGCCGGCGAGCTTCCAGTAGCGCTGGATCACGGGACCGCCGCTCCGGGCGAGCAGCCCGACCAGCCGCTGCCGGAAGGCGGGCGTGTCGGGTACCCCGCTCGCCTGGGCGTAGGCGGAGACGAAACAGTCCAGAGCCTCGCCGTCCCCGGGGGCCAGACCGGCCCGCTGCGCCGATGAGGCCGACGCGTAGGCCACTGCCAGCTCCTCGTACAGCACCTCGGGCCGGTACGTGCCTGCCGGCAGCGGCGGCGCCGACCGGAACTCCACGCGGTCGAGGCGCGGATCCGTGACCAGCGCGTGCAACCGGGCGAAGGCCAGTACCTGCCCGGGGCTCGGCTCCCGGGGAAGCCCCGGCACCACGGAGTCGAGGACCGTCGACACCACCCGGCCCGGCAGCCGCGCCGGCAGGATCCGCCGCCAGAACCGGACCAGGGCGGCCGTGTCGGGTGGCGCCGGCACGGCGCCGACGAGCCGCAGCCGCTCGGCGCGCTCCTCGGCGGAACAGTCCCGGAGCAGCGTCAGGGAGGCCTCGCGCCAGCGCAGCGCGGCCAGTTGGGAGCCCACCTTCCGCAACTGGCCGGTGACGACCTCCTCCAGGGCGTCGTCACGGTCGAGGGCCCGCTCCACCTCGGGTACGGGGAGGCCGAGCGTCCGCAGGGAGCGGATGAGACGCAGCCGGTCGAGCGCCTCGGGGCCGTACCGGCGGTGTCCGCCGGAGCTGCGACCGGCCTCGGGCAGCAGGCCCCGGTCGGAGTAGTGGCGCACGGTCTTCACGGTGGTGCCGGCGCGCTCGGCGAGCTCTCCGATGCTCAACAGTCCGTCGGACGACACGAGTCGAACCTCCCTCGGCGGATCCGCTCACCCTCGCACACGCCTTCGGGATCCCCGGTCGGTGCGGCCCGCGCGGCGGCCGACTTGAACCTCCCTCAGGGGGAGTTCCTAGCGTGGCCGCGGGACAACGCCCGGGCCATCGCCCGGGAAGCCGCCCGGGCCATCGCCCGGGAAGTCGCGAGGAGACGATCATGACGGCGTTCGTGCTGGTGTCGGGCCCCTTCACCGGGGGCTGGGTGTGGGAGGAGACGGCCACCCGGCTCCGGGCGGCGGGGGCGCAGGCGTACCCCGTGACGCTCACGGGGATGGGCGAGCGCCGCGACGGCAGCGGCGCGGAGGCCGGGGACGGCATCGACCTGGACACGCACATCGAGGACCTGGTGCGGCTGGTCGACGGGATCGCCGCGACCGAGGTCGTGCTCGTGGGCCATGGGTACGGCCTCCACCCGGTCCTCGGCGCGGCCGACCGGCGTCCGGGACGGACCGCCCGGATCGTCGCTCTGGACACGGCCCTCCCGGAAGACGGCGCGGCGGCCGTACGCGCCGTACCGGACCCGGAGGTCCGGGCCCGGCTGGAACCCGTGACCGGTCCGCCCGGCGCGGCCGAGGCGCCGATCCCGCCGCCGACGCGGGGGACCTGGCCGCGCTGGGGCAGTACCGAAGGCGTCCCCGCCGAGGCGCTGGCACGCCTGGAGCGGCTCTCCGCACCCCAGCCCCCGGGCACGCTCACCCAGCCGCTCCGCCTCACCGGCGCGGCCTCCGCACTGCCCGTCACCGGCGTCCTGTGCACCGCCGACGGATCGAGCGTCGACCTGGTCGAGATGCTGGTGGAATCGGGCCCGCCGCAGTTCCGGGCGCTCGCCGACGCGGGGGTGCGCTTCCTCGAACTGGCCACCGGGCACTGGCCGATGCTCTCCGACTCCGGGGAGCTGGCCGAGGTACTGCTCCGGGCTGCGGCCGGGGAGGGACACCGGGTGGCCCTGCCCGAGCGGGGGAGCGGGCGGGAGCGGGGGAGCGGACACGAGCAGGGGAGTGGACACGATCAGGGGAGCGGGCAAGAGCAGGGGAGCGGGCAAGAGCAGGGGAGCGAGGGGGCGCAGGGCAGCGGACGCGAGCAGGGCGGTCGGCACGAGCCGCCTCCGCACCTGCTGCCGTTCCTCCTGGACGTACCCGAGGTCACGCGCGAGCGGCACGGACGGATCGACCTCCACCTGCCGGAGGCCGACGGTCCGGCGGACCGGCCCCGGCCGGCCGTGGTCTTCGTCCACGGCGGCCCGATCGTCCCCGACCAGCGGCCCACTCCGCGGGACACGCCGTTCTTCCTCGGATACGGGCGGTACGTGGCGGGCCTCGGCGCGGTCGGGGTGACCCTGGACCACCGGCTGCACGGTCTCGCCGACTACCCGCGGGCGGCGGAGGACCTGGCCGAGGCCGTCGCGGCCGTACGGGCCGATCCGCGCGTGGACGGGGACCGGATCGCGCTCTGGTTCTTCTCCACGGGCGGGCTGCTGGCGGCGGACTGGCTCGCCGCGCCCCCGCCGTGGCTGCGGTGCGTGGCGGCGAACTACCCGGCCCTCGCGCCGCTGCCCGGCTGGGGCGCGGTGGAGTCCCGCTTCCGACCGGTGGACGCGGTGAGGGCGGCGGCCTCGACCTCGGCGGGCCGACCGCCGATCGTCCTCACCCGCGCCGGGCTCGAACATCCCGCCTTCACCGCGACGGTCCGGGAGTTCCTCGACGCCGCAGCGGAGAGCGGCGCCGAGGTGGAGATCGTCGACGTGCCGCTGGGCCACCACGCCTTCGAACTCGTCGACCCGACGGACGCGTCCCGCGCGGCGGTCGAACGGGCCGCGCGGTCGGTCCTCGGGCATCTCGGGGGCTGACCCGCACTGCCCCCGAGATCGTCAGTGTGCCGCCGGGAACCCCCCGCGCCGGGGCACCGAGTCCAGGAGGAGCCGGGTGTACGGGTGTTCCGGGGCGTCCAGGACCCGTGAGGTCGTGCCCGCTTCCACGACCTGGCCCGACTTGAGGACCATCACCTCGTCCGCGATGTGCCGGACGACGGCCAGGTCGTGGGTGACGAACAGGTAGCCGATGCCCGAGTCGCGGCGGATCGCGGCGAGGAGTTCGAGGATCTGTGCCTGGATCGACACGTCGAGCGCGGCGACGGCCTCGTCGAGGACGAGGACCCGGGGCTCCACGGCGAGGGCGCGGGCGATTGCCACGCGCTGCCGCTGTCCGCCGGAGAGACCGCGGGGGAGGGCCGAGGCCTCGCGGGTGCCGAGTCCGACCTGGTCGAGCAGTTCGGAGACCCGGGTGGCACGGGCGGTCGCGTCGAGACCGGTGTGGAGGCGGAGCACTTCGTCGAGGCAGCCCGACACGCTGATCCGGGGGTCGAGCGACAGGTACGGATCCTGGAAGACCATCTGGATCTCCCGGGCCCGCTCCAGCCGCTCCGCCCGGCCGCGGGGCCGCGTGGAGCGGTCCCGGCCGTTCAGGCGGACGGTGCCGCCGTCCGGGCGCTCCAGGCCGACGAGCATCCGGACCGTGGTGGTCTTGCCGCTGCCGGACTCCCCGACGATCGCGAGGGAGGCCCCGGGTGCCAGGGTGAAGGACACGCCGTCGACGGCCGTGTGGTCGCCGTACTGCTTCCGCAGACCCTCGACGACCAGGCCGTTCTCGACGACCAGGCCGTCCTTTGTCGACACGGTCACAGCATGATCCCTTCGTCGGCGCGGTGGCAGGCGGCGAGTCCGTCGCCGTACCGGGCGAGGGCCGGCTTCTCCTGGGAGCAGCGCGCCACCGCGTGGGCGCAGCGCGGGGCGAAGGCGCAGCCCGGCGGGGTCTCGGCCAGGGAGACGGGCCGTCCCGGGATGGGCCGGGGCGCGGGCGAGCCGGGCTCGATGCCCGGCGTGCAGGCGAGCAGCCCTGCCGTGTACGGGTGACGCGGACGGTCGAACAGCTCGTCGGTGCCGTGCGTCTCCACGATCCGGCCCGCGTACATCACGTACACCCGGTCGCAGACGGCGGCGGCCAGTTCGAGGTCGTGGGTCACGAAGAGCATGCCCGTGCCGCGCTCGGCCCGGAGGCGGGTGAGGATCCCGATGATCTCCGCCTGGGTCGTGACGTCCAGCGCGGTGGTCGGCTCGTCGGCGACGAGCAGCGCGGGTTCGGAGGCGAGCGCCGCGGCGATGACCACGCGCTGGAGCATGCCGCCGGAGAACTCGTGCGGACGGCGCCGCAGGGCGCCCTTCGGGTCGCGGATGCCGACCGCTTCGAGCAGTTCCAGGGCCCGCGCGGTGGCCGCGGCGGCCGGGGTCCCGCCCGCGCGCAGCCCCTCCGTGAGGAAGTCGCCGACGCGGCGCAGCGGGTTCACGGAGGCACGCGGGTCCTGGAAGACCATCGAGACCTGGCGGGCGCGCAGCGCGGCCAGCTCCGTGCGGTTCATGGTGAGCACGTCCCGGCCGGCGACCCGGACCTCACCGGTGGTGCGGGCGCCCCCGGGCAGCAGCCCGAGGACGCTGCGGCAGGCCACCGACTTGCCGGAGCCGGACTCGCCGACCAGGCCGACGCTCTCCCCGGGCCGCACCCGGATGCTGACCCCGTCGAGGATCGGCCGGCCGGCGCGGCCCTCGGGGAGCCGGACGTCGAGCCCGTCGATCTCCAGGACGGGAGTCGTGTCCCTCTGTTCCTTCATGCCGTTCACCGCTCACGCTTCGCGATCCGGTCGGCGAGTCCCTCGCCGACGATGCCGAACGCCACCACGGCGAGCACGATGCACGCGGAGGGCGCGAGGGCGGGCAGCATCGCCCCCTGCTGCACGGCCGACTGGCCTTCGTTGATCATGGCGCCCCAGTCGGCGGTCGGCGGCTGCACGCCGAAGCCGAGGAAGGAGAGCGCGGCCAGGTCCATGAGGGCGTACCCGAAGTTCATCGCGGACTGGGCGAAGACCGTCGGGGCGATGTTCGGCAGGAGGTGGCGCACGGAGACGGTCCAGCCGGACCAGCCCTGCACGCGGTACGCCTCGATGTACGGGCGG
Above is a genomic segment from Streptomyces sp. NBC_00094 containing:
- a CDS encoding MarR family winged helix-turn-helix transcriptional regulator, with product MDKPVDKPTHLVEFETMLLGRHAHLYAPRSRAAGGQLDRSAYVLLSRIRMHGPMSIGQLSEAFGLDASTLNRQTAAMLRAGVVERIPDPDGGIARKFRITAEGEHRLDADRASNIEGLERVMEHWAPEDVTRFAGLLERFNRDIERLEGRPWPRP
- a CDS encoding MFS transporter; protein product: MDGSKPDARTGGVVGVLALAGIVAALMQTLVVPLIGDLPKLLDTAPSNASWVITATLLAAAVATPVAGRLGDTLGKRRVLLASFVPLIAGSVVCALAPSVVPMIVGRGLQGLGMGVVPVGISLLRDVLPPEKLGASIALMSASMGVGGALGLPFSAAVAENASWRVLFWVAAALSAVVGLLIWRVVPAGARNPAPGRFDVPGALGLGVGLVALLLAVSKGATWGWGSGTTLGLLAGSAVVLLGWGAWELRTRDPLVDLRVTARPVVLMTNAASILVGFAMYAPALVIPQLLQLPEATGYGLGQSMMAMGLWMAPAGLMMMVLAPLGAKLSAARGPKVTLSVGALVIAAGHASSLALMGSTWGLFVVTLICNTGVGLAYGAMPSLIMGAVPQEETASANSFNTLMRSIGTSVSAAVIGVVLAQMTTTLGGYVLPSEDGFRAAMTIGAGVGLLAAVVAALIPAKAAASGADDTSRTAAATTADADDQARAASASEAASDVDAGPRAALR
- a CDS encoding VOC family protein; amino-acid sequence: MVRVAVSAEAVGAPCWLSLAARDLDAAERFYGAVLGWTFRRGALGDEYAVGERDGVPVAGIAAVAAELAVPVAWTPFFAVDDADAAVARIRERGGTVGVGPVSFPPRGRAALATDREGAAFAVWEGRLISRWRMDERTAPAWLELHTRDAFDAAVFYGGVLGWADGSPGCCEVSYEEEQVVLRWNGEAVARLNSGPVESASTRPQLRPRWLVRFRVPDLQEATAAVEKHGGSVVPGGEWGGVRAPGGADRHRTVVRDPDGALFTLETVTDEDTLQGPDGLG
- a CDS encoding MerR family transcriptional regulator, with translation MSSDGLLSIGELAERAGTTVKTVRHYSDRGLLPEAGRSSGGHRRYGPEALDRLRLIRSLRTLGLPVPEVERALDRDDALEEVVTGQLRKVGSQLAALRWREASLTLLRDCSAEERAERLRLVGAVPAPPDTAALVRFWRRILPARLPGRVVSTVLDSVVPGLPREPSPGQVLAFARLHALVTDPRLDRVEFRSAPPLPAGTYRPEVLYEELAVAYASASSAQRAGLAPGDGEALDCFVSAYAQASGVPDTPAFRQRLVGLLARSGGPVIQRYWKLAGGLFAPDEPVLGALHHHLSVALQAQVTGRTD
- a CDS encoding dienelactone hydrolase family protein yields the protein MTAFVLVSGPFTGGWVWEETATRLRAAGAQAYPVTLTGMGERRDGSGAEAGDGIDLDTHIEDLVRLVDGIAATEVVLVGHGYGLHPVLGAADRRPGRTARIVALDTALPEDGAAAVRAVPDPEVRARLEPVTGPPGAAEAPIPPPTRGTWPRWGSTEGVPAEALARLERLSAPQPPGTLTQPLRLTGAASALPVTGVLCTADGSSVDLVEMLVESGPPQFRALADAGVRFLELATGHWPMLSDSGELAEVLLRAAAGEGHRVALPERGSGRERGSGHEQGSGHDQGSGQEQGSGQEQGSEGAQGSGREQGGRHEPPPHLLPFLLDVPEVTRERHGRIDLHLPEADGPADRPRPAVVFVHGGPIVPDQRPTPRDTPFFLGYGRYVAGLGAVGVTLDHRLHGLADYPRAAEDLAEAVAAVRADPRVDGDRIALWFFSTGGLLAADWLAAPPPWLRCVAANYPALAPLPGWGAVESRFRPVDAVRAAASTSAGRPPIVLTRAGLEHPAFTATVREFLDAAAESGAEVEIVDVPLGHHAFELVDPTDASRAAVERAARSVLGHLGG
- a CDS encoding ABC transporter ATP-binding protein, giving the protein MTVSTKDGLVVENGLVVEGLRKQYGDHTAVDGVSFTLAPGASLAIVGESGSGKTTTVRMLVGLERPDGGTVRLNGRDRSTRPRGRAERLERAREIQMVFQDPYLSLDPRISVSGCLDEVLRLHTGLDATARATRVSELLDQVGLGTREASALPRGLSGGQRQRVAIARALAVEPRVLVLDEAVAALDVSIQAQILELLAAIRRDSGIGYLFVTHDLAVVRHIADEVMVLKSGQVVEAGTTSRVLDAPEHPYTRLLLDSVPRRGGFPAAH
- a CDS encoding ABC transporter ATP-binding protein, whose translation is MKEQRDTTPVLEIDGLDVRLPEGRAGRPILDGVSIRVRPGESVGLVGESGSGKSVACRSVLGLLPGGARTTGEVRVAGRDVLTMNRTELAALRARQVSMVFQDPRASVNPLRRVGDFLTEGLRAGGTPAAAATARALELLEAVGIRDPKGALRRRPHEFSGGMLQRVVIAAALASEPALLVADEPTTALDVTTQAEIIGILTRLRAERGTGMLFVTHDLELAAAVCDRVYVMYAGRIVETHGTDELFDRPRHPYTAGLLACTPGIEPGSPAPRPIPGRPVSLAETPPGCAFAPRCAHAVARCSQEKPALARYGDGLAACHRADEGIML